tAAAAATAGTCCATCTTGggttaactgctaacaaactcactcttaacattgacaaaaccgtcTATATTTTGGTTGATAATAAATACACAGATCAAATTaacctaagaataaacaataccctAATTAGTAAGAGAGTAGATGGAGTATTCCTTGGTGTTCCTATTGATAAAAAGTTGAATTTCCAGTATCATTTACaaactataaaaaaaaatctaaaacagTTTGGATTCTTTCTCTAAAATCATATACTACATACCTCGCTTTGCCCTGGTAACACTattttactccctcatctatccttatctcacctATGACATCTGTgcctggggttctactacccaaaattatctacgacctctaattactcaacacaagttAGTAATTAGAATAACAAATTcaagccccagacagcactcaggCCCTGTAGTACACTCTCCTCCTTAGAGCTGTATGTACCCCTCAGGGTTGCATGTAGTACCCTCCCCCAGGACTGTATATATCTCACCTCCAGGGCTACATGTTGTACTGTCTCACCACCCAGGGCTGCATGTAATACATTTTTATATCCCTCAGGACTGCACGTAGCACCCTGTCATCTGTCCCAGGGTTGTATATGTTTCTCACATTCTTCAGGGCAGCACGTCTGGAGTTGGCAGCAGCATACAGAGGATTGGACTTGCTTGGTCTTAATGAAGGTGTATCAAATCATCTGAGCGTGATGGCTCCGCGGGCAAATGGTGAAGGAGATGTGATGCTGGTCTTCCCAGAAGGTCTTCACTGGAAGGAGGTAAGGGAGTGTTGTCTTTAGAATCTTTTCACATGCGGGCATCTTAGGGAAGTTGAGTTTTAAGCTAAAGCATCTACACAGCTGAATGAAACAGTGTATTTACACATTAAAATCACAATAACAACATATATCTGTGAGAGTCTTTGAAGCAGGATGGTGGGATTAAACAAATGTCCTAGGCCACTGCAGATGCTGGTAAGATCGCATCATCCTGTGTTGGAATCGAACCAGCATCTTGTGGTCACTGGAGACACTGGTAAGATCCTACTGTCCTACGGTGGGATCAATCCAGCATCCTGGGTTACTGCAGATTTTGGTAAGATCCCACAGTCCagttccaaagatattctcaaaatataattatatatgcaAACTGATATTGAAACATAACTAGCAGTCagttttgttatttttgtttaaaGATTAGTCCTTAATTTATTTTAACCTGGCACTTAGAAGCAGTTACCAATCAATGACTATAGGGAAGTGAGGTATACTGTAGCTCTTTGTGTCCCTGCTTACTAGGCTTATTGTGTTTTTTAGCTTTAACCACTGTATTGCGCCTTAGTTTAAATTGACACTCACCTGTGCTCATAAAAAAAATGTATTCCCTCAAATTTTTTTAATTCTAATACTGCATTGTTAAAATGTGATGGAGGCGAGGACGTCTGACAATATTCAGGCTTTGATAGAGTACTCGTCAGCGGCGGTGTGCTTCAACCCAGCAGTGTGGCGAGGGTTGCTGCAATTACatttttacataattatttcaatgtctttgaatgttttttttatctaTTTTTTACAGTAATATTATTTAATAGTGTGTAATTTGATGAATTTCTATAGTTAAATGTGTGGACATTGCtatgctcaaaaatatggtgctCATATCTAGtgacatgtatattatattcttAGATCAATAAAagtgttttgctgttattacactatatgcacaCATTATATAAATCTGTAACTTATACAAGTTTGGGTGACATTATTCAAAGAGTTTAGTGGTTTTGTTGTCTATTTAGTATAGTCTTGGTTACAAAAGTCAGTTATTGGAAATGTTATCAGATattaaaatctaaaataagatcactaaaatcagatattatgttccccactctgctctcctctcattatactattaTAATATACTCTTTTATTTAGCTTTTACTTATTACCAGATAAAATATAATTGCTCAACTTTTGAGATCTTAAAGCTatcataaatatttttttatttttaactaCCGGTAATCAagaattgttgtaatgttcttaatTTTTTAATTCTCTTTCTTCCGTAAAATGAGATTTTATACTCCTGTGCATTTGATATCATGAATTAAGCTGTCATAAACATATCATTTAATCTCATCAAGCAAATGTTTTGATATTATAATTGGTAAATAATATTTCTTTTTATGTTGCAGGTAACAGCCAGTAATCTGGTGGGGCTCGATAGTGATGCTCAGACAGTAGAGGGAGAAGGATCTCCTGAAACCACTGCATCTTGCATCCATCTCTCCATCCACAAGATGCGATCAGACATCCGGGTTATCATGCACACTCATCAGCCTTACGTTTCTGCCCTTGGTCTGTTCATCatcttctctcacacacacacacacacacacacacatacacacacacacacacacacacacacacacacacacacacacacacacacacacacacacatacacatacacatacacatacatacacacatgaaagcatgaaatacctctagagcCCAgcaaccattgtgtcctagtcttggactacatgatggaattcaaacttgtgaccatgggacaagagtccCATGGGGGTGCGTACAAGTCCCAtgggtccattgtgtacaagagagcctcccaagcccttgccccacccatagcagtactgttcaacaaatctatagagtgtcacaccttccctgatatcctcaaaaaagcaagagtaacgccagtccataaaggaggcaatccggcggacataaacaattatagaccaatatcaaatctacccattctatcaaaaatatttgaaaaaattatttacaaacagctctattcctacctcgtaaaattcgacatactcagcccctgccagtttggcttccggtcccaaaagagcaccaacgatgcaatcattagtctccttgacgttatctactcagcccttgacaaaaatgagtttccgattggactcttcattgacctaagaaaagcctttgatactgttaatcacaactacctcttacttaaactccagcattatggaatccgaggccttgcccttgactacatccgatcctatcttagtgacagacaccaatatgtaaccatcaatggtacaacttcttccactctaccaattaccgttggagtgccacagggcagcatcttaggacctcttctatttcttatatatataaacgatctgcctaatgtctctaatattctcaaacctatactgtttgctgacgatactactcttatctattcaaacctcaacccacatacactaaataatgttgtgaataatgaattaaaaaaagtccacttatggatgtcaacgaacaaactaacattaaacatcgaaaagacttactacatcttatttggaagcaaatcatcaaatgcaattcagctacagatagacaacattaacatcagtaataaagatgatggcaagtttcttggcctattcctagacaacagACTCAacctcagcacccacattcaacacataactaagaaagtctctaagacagttggtatactctccaaaatcagatattatgttcctaactctgctctcctctcactatattatgcactaatctacccctatcttaattatggtatctgtgcatgggggtctaccactgcaaatcaccttaagcccatcatcacacagcaaaaatctgctatcagaatgataactaactcagctttcagacaacactcagctcccttgtttaaatccctaaacttgctaaatattaactccctccacacattctcttgtgtcaactacatttacaaaaccctgttcttaaatgcaaaccatgctctgaaactctccctggacagatgtaataggacccattatcaccacaccagaaataaatatctctttgatatccccagggtcaaacttaatctgtgtaaacactctatgcaaattaagggacctagtctatggaactcactccctagtgaattgaaaaactgtaaaacttttgccttatttaaaagcaaaaccaaaaagtacctaacttcatcttcttagtttcctacactgagctttaaatttgctctgtacctagtgttacccaatctcctaatttttatgtaatatcaaacaaccttatcattgtgttcattgctgtcttcttttatgtgctagccatatgctgtattgtgactaccaatttttgtcaactaccattcaagctgtcattgcaaccaatcttatattgtctctgctgtattgtgcctaccaatttttttgtcaactaccattcaagctgtcattgcaatcaatcttagctacctatgtgctttaatatactgtacctacaattttctctcatctttttttcatttcatgtaatctgttatcattttttgtctataattttgcaagtatttacctccttaaaattttcttagattaaggacctgcccgaaatgctgcgcgtgctagtggctttacaagactgtaattaccatatttgtatcctcacattccttatgtacattcttgtatatgcataaataaataaataaataaataaataaagaggtctgggaaaggagagttgactacaggaaaggggattacaggaggataagggactatctggaagaagtgcagtgggagaaagaaatttgaggaaaaaacagtccaagatatgatggacctggtcATACGGAAATGTCAGGAGGccaaagagagatttattccaacagtaaagggaaaaaataagaggggatataataacccatggtttaatagacagtgccaggaagcaaaaatggccagcaggcgggagtggaggaagtacagaagacaaaggacagaggacaacaggaacagatgcaacagagctaggaatgattacattaacataagacgaacatcggaaaggaactatgagaacaATATTGCGATCGAAGCAAAAAAGCAATGTTTGCATATCATATCTCAGCTTTTATCCTATCCTCATATCTCTTCCAAGTATTAAATAGACATATAGGCTTATCGCTTCCACTTGGTGAATACCATATTTTTTGGCATACAAGACGCACTTAATGAAGATATTTTGTTCTATTTTGTATATTTCATCATAAatttattgaaagtgattttcAAGTAGGTTTCTAGGTGGAAAACACACATGCTTCTGTGTGTGTATAATCAGATAATATTATGTATACTTTATATattctatatacatatatacagtatatatgctacatatatgaatatatacagcTGTACACTAGACATATTCACTTGGTTGGACCAAAAACACATGTCCTATTCCCTGATAAATGCAATATATTATGTCCCATTTTCCATAACACTGACCTCTGtgcccaacccacacacctgaaaaTAAAGGATGTAATGAAGTGTTGATTTGTCCTGAACGATTCAGGACAAACCAAAACATTGTCACTTTCATTAATTTCAGACGTGTGGGTTTAGTGTCTAATTTTcaaccacattattgtgacttgtTAGCTACACTAACTTGTATGTTGTGAACCTTTCAGCTAGCCTTGAAGACAGTGAGATGAAGATGGTTCATCAGAACTCCCTTAGGTTCTGGAAGGACATAGCCTATGACCCTCACTACAGTGGCGTTGCCTATGCCtttgaggagggagagaggatggGAAAGATACTAGGTAAGGAAAGCAAGGGACACAAGAAGGATAGGGAAAATAAACAAGCTTAAGAGAAAGCGGGAATTAAAGGCTAGCAAAGACTAAGTGAGAGCAGGAAATAATAGGAAAGCTTAAGAGAGCCAGATTGGCTAGGAAATGGTATAAAAGCTTAAGAGAGGGCATAAAAGGGTTAGATATGGTAGGAAAGCATTGGAAAGGGCAAGAGCAAATGAATTTTAAGTATAGTAAAGAGTTAAAAAGGATAGGAAGGTGTAAGAAAGTTGAAAACAATAATTTCAATTACAGTAAGTAAAATGTAGACAAAGCACTGTCAGAAAAGTTCTTTAGAATCAAGAGCTAAATGAtaaaaaatggaaactaatttagAAAAAGACTGATAGAAGGAATGAAACACTAATGACAAAGTTTTTGAAGGGAACATAGAATAAAATCAAAATAATAATCTAATTTAAATTAGAGAAACATTAACAACTAAGTATTACTATGAATACTTGACTATGTATTTTGGTCTATAGCTCTTTCTATAGAAACTAGTAATTCATGTAACCATTTCAAGTCAATATTGTGTTTGTATGCTGTGGCACAATGGTCTACATCCTCGGCTCACAACCGAAAGACCCCAGGTTCAGTCAAGACAGCAAGGGCCTCCTGACTGTACCCCTCCAGGGTACTGTCAGGGCTATCTACCTgtagtaatttatttatttatatatttacaagaaggtacaatgggtttgtgggagtacataatattggtatttttacatttttgCAAAGCCATTCCCATGTTGGGAATatcaaagaaatacagtattaatttctggtgtggtactcatgggttctattacacttatcaaggaaaagttttaGATCAAGATTTAGGAACaaagttttgtacatgtaaatagcacaagagaatgtgtggagtgagtgtatgtttagcatgattAAGAACTTAAACAAAGGggttgtgtgttgtctgaaaacagagtttgttatagttctgatagcagatttttgctgggtgatgatgggcttgaagtAATTTGCAGTTGATGAACCCCATatacagataccatatgtaagatagggatagaatagtgagtagtataatgagaggagagcagagtggggaacataacaTCTGGTTTTAGAAAGTGTAccgaccgtttttgagactttttactgtattgtatgtgggtgttgataatgttaacattgtctatttgaagttgaatttgatttgatgatttacttccGAATAAAATGTtgtaagtcttttctatgttcagtgtgagtttgttggttgacatccatgattggatattttttaattcattgtctACAGTATTATTTAGTGTGCACTtgctggggtctgaatagatgaaggtagtattgtcagcaaataatataggtttaagaatgtttgaAACATTTGTAAATCATTGAATATAAGAAATagcagaggtcctaagatgctgctctgtggcacttcCTACTGTTAATAGTAGAGTCGGGGGAAGGCTatgtcattgatggctacatatcactaagataggattgaatATAGTTCAGGGTCAGGCCTCAGATTCCATAGTGGTGAAGgtaaagtaagaggtagttatggtttactAGTATCAAAGgcatttctcaggtcaatgaagaagccgaagtatttaatgaatttaattaataataatgaatTTAATTCCACTTTGCCCTTCCTCCAGGGTACCGT
The DNA window shown above is from Procambarus clarkii isolate CNS0578487 chromosome 82, FALCON_Pclarkii_2.0, whole genome shotgun sequence and carries:
- the LOC123764320 gene encoding putative aldolase class 2 protein RP493 codes for the protein MWARAAGSRGLSLVRHFTSSFPKPYTVPEGSWGANRAARLELAAAYRGLDLLGLNEGVSNHLSVMAPRANGEGDVMLVFPEGLHWKEVTASNLVGLDSDAQTVEGEGSPETTASCIHLSIHKMRSDIRVIMHTHQPYVSALASLEDSEMKMVHQNSLRFWKDIAYDPHYSGVAYAFEEGERMGKILGDKHVLIMGNHGVLTVAPTVSMAFEMLYYLERAAMTQILAMSTKQKLREISEEVIKAMFPEYMKRAQNYADVFFYAYYRLLKQSQPDFEQ